The genomic stretch GCGGACAGGGAATAGGCGAACAGCAGGCTGATCCGCTTTTTTGTGAATCGACGTGAAGACAGCATCATTGGGAACTTGGGAAGTTGCGAGCTGTCAGCGAAGCAGGGCCGCTTTGTTCTGGCAAATCGGAATTCCGGTTCCGATGCCTCCGGGCGTAAAATACCAGCTGATGCCTTTTTTCGGATTATAAGCCGCTGTTGATTCCGGGTAGTACAGGGAGAGAGCTGGCAGCTCCTCGGCATAGATTTTCTGAATCTCAGCGAGAATAAGCCGCCGTTTTTCCTTGCCTGTCGTATGTAGCTGTTCTTTAAGCAACCGGAGCAACTTTGTGCTGCCAGCGTAGCGGGCCGAGTTCACCGAACCGGTATCCGGGGAGATCATTCGGTTGAGTATAACCGCGTCTCCCAGCAGACCCCCGTGCCCGGAAACAGCGAGGTCAAAATCCCAGGCCTTAATCTGGGTGTCAGCCGCAGTTTTTTCCTGCATCTGGAGATCAACAGCAATGCCGACCTGCTCCAACTGGTGCCTGATAATCTCTCCGTCCCGATCCGTCGTGGTCACGGTGGAAGCCAAGAGCCGGACACGCAATGGCTTCCCGTCCTTGGTAAAAAATCCATCTTTACCGTGGGTATAGCCCAAAGAGGTCAGGATCTTCCGAGCCTTGGCCGGATTATACTCGTAGCTCGGCGTTTTTGGGTTGTAAAACTCGTGATCCGGCGAGAGCAGGCCATCGGAAGCTACTGTACCGTGGCCCTGATGGGCCTTGTCAATTATTTCCTGTCGGTTGATCGCATGGGCCAGGGCATGGCGAAATTCCTTATTACTGAACGGCTCTTTTGTATGATTGATCATCAGCTTTTTATTCCAGCCCCGTTGATTCCGCAGGATGGTCATGCCTTTTTTCTCTAAAATTTTGACCATATTCGGCTCAATCTGAGCCAAATCCGCCTTGCCGGTAAGCAGAGCCAGCAAAGGATCATCAGCCTTTATATAGATCAGCCGGTCGATTTTGGGGCGGCCTTGGTAATAATCGGCAAAGGCCTCAAATAAATAGGTACCCTTGACCTTATGGAAATCGACAAAGGTATACGGCCCGGTGCCAATAAAACTGTCCGGCTGGACGTATTTCTTTGGATCGCTCACCTTGTTCCAGACATGTTTCGGCAGAATGGGCATGGTGGCCATATAGGCGAGAAAGGGAGCATAAGGCTCACGTAATTTGACCCTGACCTGATACTCCCCCTCAATCTCACAGCTAGCGACACTGTCCAGACGAACAAAATTATAAGCATGTTCTTTGATATACTGAAAGGTAAAGACCACATCAGCCGGAGTAAACGGCCTGCCGTCATGCCATTTCACTCCTTGCCGCAAGGTGAATAGGTAACTCAGCGTCTCCGGCTCATAGCTCCACGATTCGGCCAGAGCTGGAATCACACCTGTTGTATCTTTCCAGATCAGGGTGTCAAAAATCATGCTCATCCGAATATATCCCGGCCCGCGCGGATAATGGCGATACGGTGTGGGAAAACCCCAGTCGCCGCTTGGGTCAGCAATGCGAATTTCACTATTGCTCGCAAAGCAGA from Candidatus Electrothrix communis encodes the following:
- a CDS encoding ABC transporter substrate-binding protein, coding for MMAKKFALTVHQNTQEDGDSLMALIQRCTLSLIFILFFGIICFASNSEIRIADPSGDWGFPTPYRHYPRGPGYIRMSMIFDTLIWKDTTGVIPALAESWSYEPETLSYLFTLRQGVKWHDGRPFTPADVVFTFQYIKEHAYNFVRLDSVASCEIEGEYQVRVKLREPYAPFLAYMATMPILPKHVWNKVSDPKKYVQPDSFIGTGPYTFVDFHKVKGTYLFEAFADYYQGRPKIDRLIYIKADDPLLALLTGKADLAQIEPNMVKILEKKGMTILRNQRGWNKKLMINHTKEPFSNKEFRHALAHAINRQEIIDKAHQGHGTVASDGLLSPDHEFYNPKTPSYEYNPAKARKILTSLGYTHGKDGFFTKDGKPLRVRLLASTVTTTDRDGEIIRHQLEQVGIAVDLQMQEKTAADTQIKAWDFDLAVSGHGGLLGDAVILNRMISPDTGSVNSARYAGSTKLLRLLKEQLHTTGKEKRRLILAEIQKIYAEELPALSLYYPESTAAYNPKKGISWYFTPGGIGTGIPICQNKAALLR